A window from Kovacikia minuta CCNUW1 encodes these proteins:
- a CDS encoding mechanosensitive ion channel family protein, which translates to MDIVITVAQVIFLIVAFTGLNWLVRILFKLLTTTWLKGQSEKLLTLRQNVGLLLLLIGVGLCLLIVSVNGVLIYQGKSVQEFQLNLVRSIPAEFWLRLVTAIAKCITLLLLVKLCLPFLHRLLDWATTFAKNYDRITANDEAIEAFFTYLNKTLTNSVWILAGIVCTQFLYLPDAIPKYLTIALKSYLAIAIGQLVIKTLTALIDTLDALSIQYSNPDNLLRYYERFRHLVPALKKSVAYVLYVGIAALIIREIEFIAWIASYAGDIIGIITIYFACGVLIELANVVLEDLVLKTDHLTDLQRQRRLTIIPLLRSILKYTIYFSAALLILRLFDIDPTPLLAGAGLVGIIVGFGAQNLINDIVCGFFVLFENYYLVGDYIEAGKVEERAVEGIVEAIELRTTHIRHPDGQLQIIRNGEIGSIINYSKQYTYAKVEVPVPDRANVDQVYSIIEAVGQQLKAECLDVLEPTQVDGIENFGKDNLVLRTLTKVKPGKHLDTQRLLRKKLMQAFHQKEEILRERAEGEGR; encoded by the coding sequence GTGGACATTGTTATTACCGTTGCTCAAGTTATTTTCTTGATTGTTGCCTTCACCGGGCTGAACTGGCTAGTCCGCATTCTGTTTAAGTTACTGACAACCACCTGGTTGAAAGGTCAATCCGAGAAGTTGCTGACGCTGCGGCAAAACGTGGGTCTTCTGTTGCTGCTGATCGGTGTGGGGCTGTGCCTTTTAATTGTCAGCGTCAATGGTGTTTTGATCTATCAGGGCAAAAGTGTTCAAGAATTTCAACTCAACCTGGTTCGCAGCATTCCAGCAGAATTTTGGCTGAGGTTAGTAACTGCGATCGCCAAATGCATCACGCTGTTATTGCTGGTTAAACTTTGTCTGCCCTTTCTGCATCGCCTGTTGGATTGGGCAACCACCTTTGCCAAAAACTACGATCGCATCACTGCCAATGATGAAGCCATTGAGGCATTTTTTACCTATCTCAACAAGACGCTAACAAATAGCGTCTGGATATTAGCCGGAATTGTATGTACCCAATTTCTTTACTTACCCGATGCGATTCCAAAATACCTGACAATTGCACTCAAATCCTATCTAGCGATCGCGATCGGGCAATTGGTGATCAAAACCCTCACCGCCCTGATCGACACCCTCGACGCGCTCAGCATCCAATACTCCAATCCTGATAACCTGCTGCGCTACTACGAGCGGTTCCGCCACCTGGTTCCAGCATTAAAAAAATCGGTGGCATACGTGCTTTATGTCGGCATTGCCGCTCTGATTATTCGGGAAATTGAGTTTATCGCCTGGATTGCCTCCTATGCCGGTGACATTATTGGCATCATCACCATTTACTTCGCCTGTGGTGTTTTGATTGAACTCGCCAATGTGGTGCTTGAAGATTTAGTCCTTAAAACCGACCACCTGACTGACCTGCAACGGCAACGACGACTGACCATTATTCCCTTACTTCGCAGCATCCTGAAATATACGATTTACTTCTCAGCCGCACTGCTGATCCTCAGACTGTTCGACATCGATCCAACCCCACTTCTGGCAGGGGCAGGCTTAGTGGGTATCATCGTTGGCTTCGGTGCCCAAAACCTGATCAACGATATCGTCTGTGGTTTCTTCGTCCTGTTTGAAAACTATTACCTGGTGGGCGACTACATCGAAGCCGGAAAGGTAGAGGAAAGAGCGGTTGAAGGAATTGTAGAGGCGATCGAACTGAGAACCACCCACATCCGCCATCCCGATGGTCAACTCCAGATCATCCGCAATGGCGAAATTGGTTCCATCATCAATTACTCCAAGCAATATACCTACGCCAAGGTGGAAGTGCCCGTACCCGATCGCGCCAATGTCGATCAGGTCTATTCAATCATTGAAGCCGTTGGCCAACAGCTAAAAGCAGAGTGCCTGGATGTACTGGAACCAACCCAGGTCGATGGCATCGAAAACTTTGGCAAAGATAACCTCGTCCTCCGCACCCTAACCAAGGTCAAACCCGGTAAGCACCTGGACACCCAACGCCTGCTACGAAAGAAGCTGATGCAGGCATTTCATCAAAAAGAAGAGATTTTGAGGGAGAGGGCGGAGGGAGAGGGCAGATGA
- a CDS encoding helix-turn-helix domain-containing protein, translating into MRQEEEPDIKKRFGLAVKRRRQELGISQEELAELADLHRTYISDIERGSRNISLENIEKVAKALSISVSKLFANYGIEVQE; encoded by the coding sequence GTGAGGCAAGAGGAAGAACCAGATATTAAGAAACGCTTTGGTTTGGCTGTAAAACGACGCAGGCAAGAATTAGGTATTTCGCAAGAAGAACTTGCTGAACTTGCTGATTTACACCGTACCTACATTTCAGATATTGAAAGGGGATCTCGTAACATCTCTCTTGAAAATATCGAAAAAGTAGCTAAAGCACTCAGTATTTCTGTTTCTAAACTCTTTGCCAATTATGGTATTGAGGTACAAGAATGA